TTTAGGTGAACCGTTTGATGGATACTTGGAGAGCAGCCGAACAGATTACAATGAAGATGATCTGGTGATTTGTGCTCGCTCTAGCTGTACGACAAGTAGAGTATCTGTACAACCACCAGATCAGGCTGATCAGCGGCCTTTTGGGTGATTGCTCGGCGTATGCATTTCTTGAATACGCCTAACACACGCATGCAGGAGTACGTATAATGCGCACACACGCCTAACACACCCGACGTAGTACGTCTTTTGACGAGCAATGGTACATCCCCTACTGAAGCTTACGTTAAGTTTTACTACGTAGATAACCAGGCGCCAACCTGTGATTGGGAAATTGGGAATAGGGgactcgggtgggtgggtggatgggtGTGTGTGGGGGTGATACGGCTTCGTAACTTGTTCGTACATATAGAATTACTGCTTTCTAGAGAGTACAATATGGACTTTGCTAGACGTACGGAGTTTTACGGCGATTTACAGGTTGCTTAACATTGATTGGCTGGCACATACGTACAGGTACATTCTACTACCTCTctttcagtttacagggcgtgtgcGTACCCCTAGATCGTCAATTTGACTAACCTAATACaaatcatatattacaaaaaatataccaacataaacttTGAAGTTTTTATTTTCAAATGGTATACTTTTTATGTTATATAAtttatattaggatgataaaattgacaacctagatatatgcgtaggacttgtaaactgaaacgaagGTAGTACAGGTTTTTACATGTTGAGGACTGCGCGTTCTTCTAATTGGCCCTCTCTGATTTCCATCAATGGACCCGTGCGTCTTAATCAATTCCCGACCAATCAATGTTAAGCAACCTGTAAATCCCCCGTGAAACTCCGTACGTCTAGCAAAGTCCTAATATATAAACACGACGGGCACACTTGCCAGAAGACCGAGCCCAATCACAAAGTACTcatgctcaaaaaaaaaaaaacaatcaCAAAGTACTCCAGCCCGTTTCCTTCTCACGTGTACGAGAACCAGCAAGCGTAGATACATACCATGGCGACGGGtggagcaccatttgacgtgctATCGTCACTGGACCCCGAGACCTTCGCCGGGGAGTCGCGCGCCGTGATCAACTTCCTCGCCGAGTACTACTGTGACGTCGAGACGTATCCGGTCCAGCCCCAGTCCTTGCCAGGGTGCCTCCGTGCGCTTCTACCCGACGCGCCGCCCGAGAACGGCGAGCCCATCGACGTGATACTGGAGGAGGTACGGTCTCACATCGTCCCGGCACTGACCCACTGGCAGAGCCCCAAGTTCTTCGGCTACTTCCCCATGAACGCCAGCACGGCCGGGTTCGCCGGCGAGATGCTCTCCACCGGGCTCAACGTTGTGCCATTCATGCGGGCCGCCTCGCCGGCCGCGACCGAGCTCGAGAGCGCCGTGGTGGACTGGATGGGCAAGCTGGTGGGCCTCCCGGACCGTCTCCtcttctccggcggcggcggcggcgtgctgcACGGGAGCACCTGCGAGGCCGTGGTGTGCACGCTCGCGGCCGCGCGCGATCGCGCGCTGAGCAGGCTCGGCCACGAGGGCATCCTGAGGCTGGTGGTCTACGCCTCGGACCAGAGCCACTCCACGTTCCAGAAGGGCGCGAGGATCGTGGGGATCCCGCGGTCTAACTTCCGCGTCATCCGGACGTCGGCAGCGTCGGGCTACGGCCTCACCACGGACAGCGTCCGCGACGCGGTGGAGGCCGACGTGGCCAGCGGGCTCGTGCCGCTGTACCTGTGCGCCACGGTCGGCACGGTGCGGGACCTCGGGGAGCTGGCGCGGAGGCACGGCATGTGGCTGCACGTCGACGCCGCGTACGCCGGCAGCGCCCTGATCTGCCCCGAGTTCCAGCATCACATCGACGGCGCCGAGCTCGCGGACTCGGTGAGCATGAACCCGCACAAGTGGTTCCTCACCAACATGGAGTGCTGCTGCCTATGGGTGGCGAGCCCGGCCGCGCTCACCTCCGCGCTGTCCACCAACCCAGAGTACCTCAGCAACGTCACAGAAGAAAGTGCAGGCGCGGGCGTGGTGGACTACAAGGACTGGCAGATCGCGCTGTCGCGGCCGTTCCGCGCCATGAAGCTGTGGGTGGTCCTGCGCCGCTACGGCGGGGCGGGCATGCGGGCGTACGTACGGCGGCACGTCGAGATGGCCAGGTGGTTCGAGCAGGAGCTGAAGGCCGACGGGCGGTTCGAGGTGGTAGCGCCGACGAGGTTCTCCCTCGTGACCTTCCGCCTCCGTCCAGGGCACGACGGCGACGGTGATGGCTTGAACCGTAGGCTCCTCGTGGCGGTGAACGCTAGCGGGAGGGCGTTCATGACGCACTTCGTGGTGGACGGCAAGTTTGTTATCCGTATGGCTGTGGGCGGAGCCATGACGGAGATGCAGCACGTCCAAGACACGTGGGAGCTTGTCCGGGAGAAGGCCGAGGAGGTCGGCGCCCTCCCTTAGGACTCCGGGCATGACTAGGAACCGAACGTGCGCTGAGATAAATACTGAGAATATGGGATTCGGTAAGCATGAATTGCAACATATGCACAACCAAATAAAATCCatgtcctttcaaaaaaaaaatccatgtcctttcaaaaaaaaaaaatccatGTACTCACccagtcccataatataagagcattctaGTGCATATGAAGCATCAAGAATGCAATAAAGATTATCTTTTGAGAAGTTTGAGGGAGTGTCTATTCCACATTTGACTGAAAAGGGGTTGAGCTTCATTCAAATTGCACAACTATAATAGGTTGGCAACTCCCAATTCATAGTATTTGACGCTTACAGGCTATACTGTACGTCTGTACGAACCGGCGAACACCACCCCACCTCCTCTGTCCTGGGCTCGGCCTATAAATTCTTTTTCAACTTTCAAAAAATAGGTGCGTGTGAAGACTTGAACCCTCAAACGAACCTCACAGTTTCAGTGCCGAATGCGACAACCAAAACGGAGATGCGGCATGTCCAAGACACGTTAGAGTTTGTCAGGGAGAAGGCCGAGGAAGTCGGCGCACTCCAAAACGAACGGAACGTGCGCTAAATAAAATACTGAGAACATGCAATTCATGAAGAACCCAATGAAGATTGTCACAGAGTATCCGGTGTAAATCTTTGCTCCTACATGACCATCATGAAAGATAGTATCAAATCTGGATGTCCTTTCTATTTATTCATTTCCACAAAAATACATTTTACTACCTCTAAGAAATGTGACTTTAGTTGCTTAGTAAATAGGAATTTCTTGATTAAATTAATTCAGGAAACGATCACGATCATGACATTAACAAAATTAATGACATACTAATTACAAACCAGACTAGCATGTACTACGCATATAATAGAAACATCTATGCACATAACTAGTACTGTTAAGACGGAAATTAATAGGAGAGGGATACACGTGTTTACTAATTCTTTCTAACACGTAGGTCTCATGTATCATTcactaaaaggaaaaaaaaactagcCGCTTTACCCTAGGCTAATGCAACCGCTAGCCTCGACCCAAAATCCCCTCCCCTTGTTTATGTGCATGATCTTGTTTAAATGCgttgattttattttttgaactcgTGATTTTTTCTTTGATTTTGTTGATCTTATTATGTAGTCTCTTTTTTTGATCATTTCGAAGTAGGGGCTGCAGAAGTATCTTCAATAAAAGAAGAAAATGGTCCCCGTTGGTTTGTGTTGTAATTGAAAAAAAAACAAGAAAGTACAGTTGTGAATGTTCGTCTAAAAAATTCACTTATAGACTACTCATCCATGAATGTAACtggacacacacatacacacatgtacgcgtagtatgtagtatataagaatgtttaggtagtatatacaGTATTTTTTAGATAGTATGCATCATATTTTCAGTATGCTTCATTTTACATACAAATatatacgtatttcacaaatataataaaAATCATGGATCAATTTGCAATTTTTTCATGTTACCTACTTTGGATTATCTTATATATAATATATGAACATACTTATAATGAAAAACTAGTATATAGAATATCATatagtagtatatgagacatgtggggtaactatcaTCAGGTGGTAGGATGTATTCTTCACCCTTATCTACTTTACCATCAATGCATCGTAATTTTACGTTtcataagttttgtcttattttcgATGTAAAAAGAgagcgtaagaaaatatataatcgctgtaaaatatacataaactgcaaattttcttgtcttatgccctatatttttattttttatgtcaaattttacgtagtgaatcaatag
The Triticum dicoccoides isolate Atlit2015 ecotype Zavitan chromosome 3A, WEW_v2.0, whole genome shotgun sequence genome window above contains:
- the LOC119272443 gene encoding tyrosine decarboxylase 1-like; its protein translation is MATGGAPFDVLSSLDPETFAGESRAVINFLAEYYCDVETYPVQPQSLPGCLRALLPDAPPENGEPIDVILEEVRSHIVPALTHWQSPKFFGYFPMNASTAGFAGEMLSTGLNVVPFMRAASPAATELESAVVDWMGKLVGLPDRLLFSGGGGGVLHGSTCEAVVCTLAAARDRALSRLGHEGILRLVVYASDQSHSTFQKGARIVGIPRSNFRVIRTSAASGYGLTTDSVRDAVEADVASGLVPLYLCATVGTVRDLGELARRHGMWLHVDAAYAGSALICPEFQHHIDGAELADSVSMNPHKWFLTNMECCCLWVASPAALTSALSTNPEYLSNVTEESAGAGVVDYKDWQIALSRPFRAMKLWVVLRRYGGAGMRAYVRRHVEMARWFEQELKADGRFEVVAPTRFSLVTFRLRPGHDGDGDGLNRRLLVAVNASGRAFMTHFVVDGKFVIRMAVGGAMTEMQHVQDTWELVREKAEEVGALP